A part of Deltaproteobacteria bacterium genomic DNA contains:
- a CDS encoding PilZ domain-containing protein, with product MTAPFLNWVRTGFLAHLRSKPIQGGAIPPDASSRLWRPTGIVPGDFLHKGTAVRAMCRVEKRQDTRMLLRVTAEMGKVSLLGLARGTPGHLELDDRLVPFRVARVVLPQIEVFTFPDQARPVLREWLRVPASFAVRLRRQGSTGLWISGQGVDLSAGGFCFSLTPPYVPRQGDAYDIDMLLDLPRDGEERAQLDAHVRWVRGEGNDIYVGAETSQVAQKRLLTNVATQWQRALTRSPEDYLLI from the coding sequence ATGACAGCACCGTTTCTCAACTGGGTTCGTACTGGATTCCTCGCTCATTTACGCAGCAAACCCATACAGGGAGGCGCCATTCCGCCTGATGCGTCTTCACGACTGTGGCGTCCGACCGGAATTGTCCCAGGAGATTTCTTGCACAAAGGAACTGCAGTGCGTGCCATGTGTCGCGTCGAGAAACGACAAGACACACGGATGCTTCTTCGGGTCACTGCAGAAATGGGCAAAGTTTCGCTGCTGGGATTAGCCCGAGGAACACCAGGCCACCTGGAACTTGATGATCGCCTCGTGCCGTTTCGGGTCGCTCGGGTTGTGCTGCCACAGATCGAGGTCTTCACTTTTCCCGATCAGGCACGTCCAGTTCTACGTGAATGGTTACGGGTGCCCGCATCCTTCGCTGTCCGTCTCCGCCGTCAAGGATCGACGGGATTGTGGATCTCTGGACAAGGCGTGGATCTCAGTGCTGGCGGATTTTGTTTTTCCCTGACTCCACCATATGTGCCAAGACAGGGCGATGCCTACGATATCGACATGTTGTTAGATCTTCCCCGCGATGGCGAGGAACGCGCACAACTTGATGCCCACGTGCGATGGGTGAGGGGCGAAGGCAACGACATCTATGTGGGAGCGGAAACGTCTCAGGTGGCACAGAAAAGACTCCTCACCAACGTGGCAACCCAATGGCAGCGAGCGTTGACGCGATCTCCAGAGGATTATTTGCTCATATAA
- a CDS encoding SDR family oxidoreductase yields MQLNLNGKVAIVTGGSKGIGQATALGFLVEGASVLICARGKEALEEMVRQAGKQGEGRIVGMQADLTKGEDVKAVVARCVSTFGRVDILVNNAGSARPGDFLTLPDEAWTDDWTLKFFGYMRMAREVLAQMHTQGGGVIINVAGTGGLKPMGSYMIGGSANIAVNHFTKALADEGAKHGVRVVGINPGPILTERLEKFLSTFGPAGASREEALKKMTPLGRVGKSEECADLILFLASERAAFIHGANITIDGGANPGIMG; encoded by the coding sequence GTGCAACTCAACCTCAATGGCAAAGTCGCAATTGTGACTGGTGGCAGTAAAGGGATCGGACAAGCTACTGCGCTGGGTTTTCTTGTGGAAGGAGCGTCGGTACTGATTTGTGCTCGTGGGAAAGAAGCTCTCGAAGAGATGGTACGTCAGGCGGGAAAACAGGGTGAAGGGCGGATCGTCGGTATGCAAGCGGATCTCACCAAAGGTGAAGATGTGAAGGCGGTGGTCGCTCGTTGCGTATCGACTTTCGGACGTGTCGATATTTTAGTGAATAATGCTGGCAGTGCACGTCCAGGGGATTTCCTCACTCTTCCAGATGAAGCGTGGACGGATGACTGGACGCTCAAGTTTTTTGGCTACATGCGGATGGCGCGCGAAGTGCTCGCGCAGATGCATACGCAAGGTGGGGGCGTTATCATCAATGTCGCTGGCACTGGTGGTTTGAAGCCGATGGGAAGCTATATGATTGGCGGTTCTGCCAACATCGCCGTGAATCACTTTACCAAGGCGTTGGCCGATGAGGGGGCTAAACACGGTGTCCGTGTTGTCGGGATCAACCCAGGGCCAATTCTCACCGAACGATTGGAGAAATTTCTTTCGACGTTTGGACCTGCAGGTGCGAGTCGGGAAGAAGCCTTGAAAAAAATGACGCCGCTTGGTCGTGTCGGCAAATCTGAGGAATGCGCCGATCTGATTCTTTTCCTGGCATCCGAACGCGCCGCGTTCATTCACGGCGCGAATATCACGATTGATGGTGGAGCAAATCCGGGAATTATGGGCTGA